In Spiroplasma litorale, a single genomic region encodes these proteins:
- a CDS encoding glycoside hydrolase family 32 protein translates to MSKFRWIITAFALIYLSAGAYFFATLSSYSNYQKSFQERFSNKFHVQMQETGLMNDILGGFYRDGYWHVYYLYNNEAVFDDDGTNHGKWGSTMYHVTTKDWIHWNYIGIAADKDLTYYNDISSGTVFEDKNNFFKYGEGTIIAMVSSFARNEQNIMGYYSIDGGYNFIPIKDTPIINRKQEYDNPGDFRDPFFFKMDGKYVMYLAQNDNFGVWVADEPTGEYFKTGKYYAKHPMLECPNIFQMNVKNSNKKKFVLFYGGNGGWGQDSDNLYTGTYYVVGEIDNNYVFIPDENQETKRFDFGPDYYAAKYMLNQQSNLNVDKLISTAWLGSWSYIYQLPDDGRIGSMSVAREVSLENTGTENKPNYTINSDFLGFENTLKTKKVELINKNSFTEIGGIFKMVINLNNLNNFNSNINFELNANSYNAKIKLDFTNNKISVKRSSTYKNLKNNEGFSNIREYYADLKNFKNNSIEILLDKTTLEMKFPDGSTFTMLKFLEENDNEILTFKTDDNLKINYDYYDLSTI, encoded by the coding sequence ATGAGTAAATTTAGATGAATAATAACTGCATTTGCACTAATATACCTATCTGCTGGGGCATATTTTTTTGCTACTCTATCTTCGTATAGTAATTATCAAAAAAGTTTCCAAGAAAGATTTAGCAATAAATTTCATGTTCAAATGCAAGAAACTGGATTGATGAATGATATTTTAGGCGGATTTTATAGAGATGGTTATTGGCACGTATATTATTTATATAATAATGAAGCAGTATTTGATGATGATGGGACTAATCATGGTAAATGGGGTTCTACCATGTATCATGTAACTACTAAAGATTGAATTCATTGAAATTATATCGGGATTGCAGCTGATAAAGATTTAACATATTATAATGACATTTCATCTGGCACAGTTTTTGAAGATAAAAATAATTTTTTTAAATATGGTGAAGGAACAATTATAGCAATGGTTTCATCTTTCGCAAGAAATGAACAAAATATAATGGGTTATTATTCAATTGATGGAGGATATAATTTTATACCAATTAAAGATACTCCAATAATAAATAGGAAACAAGAATATGATAACCCAGGAGACTTTAGAGATCCATTCTTCTTTAAAATGGATGGAAAATATGTTATGTATTTAGCACAAAATGATAATTTTGGTGTTTGAGTAGCTGATGAACCAACTGGTGAATACTTTAAAACCGGAAAATACTATGCTAAACATCCAATGTTAGAATGTCCAAATATATTTCAAATGAATGTAAAAAATTCAAACAAAAAGAAGTTTGTTTTATTTTATGGTGGTAATGGCGGTTGAGGTCAAGATTCAGATAATTTATATACTGGTACTTACTATGTGGTTGGGGAAATTGATAACAACTATGTTTTTATTCCAGATGAAAATCAAGAAACAAAGAGATTTGATTTTGGACCTGATTATTATGCTGCAAAATATATGTTAAACCAGCAATCAAATTTGAATGTTGATAAATTGATTTCAACAGCGTGATTAGGAAGTTGAAGTTATATATATCAACTACCAGATGATGGCAGAATTGGTTCAATGTCAGTTGCGAGAGAAGTTTCATTAGAAAATACAGGCACAGAAAACAAACCAAATTACACAATAAATTCTGATTTTTTAGGTTTTGAAAATACTTTAAAAACAAAAAAAGTTGAGCTAATTAATAAAAATAGTTTTACTGAAATTGGTGGAATTTTTAAAATGGTAATAAACTTGAATAATTTAAATAATTTTAATAGTAATATAAACTTTGAGTTAAATGCTAATTCATATAACGCAAAAATAAAACTTGATTTTACAAATAATAAAATATCAGTAAAAAGAAGCTCTACATACAAAAACTTAAAAAATAATGAAGGGTTTTCAAATATTAGAGAGTATTACGCTGATTTGAAAAATTTTAAAAATAATAGCATAGAAATATTATTAGACAAAACAACTTTAGAAATGAAGTTCCCAGATGGATCAACTTTTACAATGCTAAAGTTTTTAGAAGAAAACGATAATGAAATACTAACTTTTAAAACAGACGATAATTTAAAAATTAATTATGATTATTATGATTTATCAACCATTTAA
- a CDS encoding lipoprotein, with amino-acid sequence MKKLLSFLGAVSIIASSSSYAVACGDKASESENTPNTNSPDLSKSESVALSQYAKSLYVNQNSLLDLGAGDTTDHYSSSDYFNLLNNKKIKDLNFSEDISEDFKKDSSDYFKDAVAKLFGSENTLADSKTEIGENIYKDEVLNSKESVPSILSTINTYIPIILNGLSSPEQLNGLLATLYGFQGAIYDFKDTLEGAINSLTENDNKVLKDFENAFKYDANTEKTYVDAVRNSMVDFANSMNGLAGKESVSTFNDASKSIANLIKGLIDGKTSLKFEMSSIKYLPGIIKFVRVLLLYIDSYSEDQLTKSVIDKKDILANKTKSVGKNEFDSKKWVGLLKKMVDDKNGEGLIIFKNLLNILFLTHDTDKGESNNEVDIQGVENPKTKEKVEYSSDTEIYGRLIGDLGVVLLGNETIEFNAPLIGKIKLYVSNLLKSLINKGLGYSSGGTIFEIAIPLLPNFADNLPDLIKGLVNKITDNGKNNDEWKIFTKDFIGYLWNDPNKKLGVSILDIIQNTKITDIPSKLGSIFPISISNISEVKANGSFDSTKSYLLPYLGSKTIKEIVYDIDKHISPLDIAPIKFDTLSSLFNKLYSSDHNLKNASSNYKELLKGLGLNSDGSTVSGSPMEIFKSFLNENAKLLTGVINLLKDFVDEMQNSLNKISESYINLQKDINVSIKMESNTVFEYTTQYKDKAKNTFKIEIETINNKIHIKSIS; translated from the coding sequence ATGAAAAAATTATTAAGTTTTTTGGGAGCAGTTTCAATAATTGCTTCAAGTTCTTCATATGCAGTTGCATGTGGAGATAAAGCGAGCGAAAGTGAAAACACGCCAAATACAAATAGTCCAGATTTATCAAAATCAGAATCTGTTGCTTTATCACAATATGCAAAATCACTATATGTAAATCAGAATTCGCTATTAGATTTAGGTGCAGGTGATACCACAGACCACTATAGTTCAAGTGATTACTTTAATTTATTAAACAATAAAAAAATTAAAGATTTAAACTTTAGCGAAGATATTTCTGAGGATTTCAAAAAAGATAGTAGTGATTACTTTAAAGATGCAGTTGCAAAATTATTCGGTTCAGAAAATACATTGGCTGATAGCAAAACTGAGATTGGTGAAAACATCTACAAGGATGAGGTTTTAAACTCAAAAGAATCAGTTCCTTCAATATTATCAACAATTAATACTTATATACCTATTATTCTTAATGGTTTATCAAGTCCAGAACAATTAAATGGATTACTTGCAACTTTATATGGTTTTCAAGGAGCAATATATGACTTTAAAGATACACTAGAAGGCGCAATAAATTCATTAACTGAAAATGATAATAAAGTATTGAAAGACTTTGAAAACGCATTTAAATATGATGCAAATACTGAAAAAACATATGTTGACGCAGTTAGAAATAGTATGGTTGATTTTGCAAATTCAATGAACGGATTAGCTGGTAAAGAAAGTGTTTCAACATTTAATGATGCATCAAAATCTATTGCTAATTTAATAAAAGGTTTAATCGATGGTAAAACATCACTAAAATTTGAAATGAGTTCAATTAAATACTTACCAGGTATAATAAAATTTGTTAGAGTTTTATTACTGTATATTGATAGTTATTCAGAAGATCAACTTACAAAAAGTGTTATTGATAAAAAAGATATTTTAGCAAACAAAACCAAAAGTGTTGGTAAAAATGAATTTGACTCAAAAAAATGAGTTGGTTTATTAAAAAAAATGGTTGATGATAAAAATGGGGAAGGATTAATAATATTTAAAAACTTATTAAATATTTTATTCTTAACTCATGATACTGATAAAGGAGAATCAAACAACGAAGTTGATATACAAGGAGTAGAAAATCCAAAAACTAAAGAAAAGGTTGAATATTCATCAGATACTGAAATCTATGGAAGATTAATTGGTGATCTTGGAGTAGTCTTATTAGGCAATGAAACAATTGAATTTAACGCTCCATTAATTGGTAAAATAAAATTATATGTAAGTAATCTACTTAAAAGTCTTATAAATAAAGGTCTTGGATATTCTAGTGGTGGTACAATATTTGAAATTGCAATTCCATTACTTCCAAATTTTGCAGATAATCTACCTGATTTAATAAAAGGTCTCGTTAATAAAATTACTGATAATGGTAAAAATAATGATGAATGAAAAATATTTACTAAAGATTTTATAGGTTATTTATGGAATGATCCAAATAAAAAACTTGGAGTAAGCATACTTGATATTATTCAAAATACAAAAATAACTGATATTCCAAGCAAATTAGGAAGTATTTTTCCAATAAGTATATCAAATATAAGCGAAGTAAAAGCAAATGGCTCATTTGATAGCACTAAATCATATCTATTACCATATTTAGGTAGCAAAACAATAAAAGAAATTGTGTATGATATTGATAAACATATATCTCCTTTAGATATAGCTCCTATTAAATTTGATACATTATCTAGTTTATTTAATAAACTTTATTCATCTGATCATAATTTAAAAAACGCTTCAAGTAACTACAAAGAACTACTTAAAGGACTTGGTCTAAATAGTGACGGAAGTACAGTATCTGGTTCACCAATGGAAATATTTAAAAGCTTTTTAAATGAAAACGCTAAATTACTTACTGGTGTTATTAATTTATTAAAAGACTTTGTTGATGAAATGCAAAATAGTCTTAATAAAATAAGCGAGAGTTATATTAATTTACAAAAAGATATAAATGTTTCAATTAAAATGGAGTCAAATACAGTATTTGAATATACAACTCAATACAAAGATAAAGCAAAAAATACATTTAAAATAGAAATAGAAACAATAAATAATAAAATTCATATTAAATCAATTTCTTAA
- a CDS encoding glycoside hydrolase family protein codes for MVIKHQELFFEDVNDDFGYGNEAIIAVTTSYSDEGQNIMMSYSIDGGYNFLPVKEEPILWNPHKETNENFRDPYFFKKDNKFIMYIAEENEFGVYVSNNPISGYEKTGSFKAQHPMLECPNIFQMNVEYEEKVEKKWVALYGGNGGWGENKDDLSSGTYYVVGDLDEKTYVFKPDSDKSYKRLDFGPDYYAAKFMTKSPYNTNIDSLITTGWVSNWSYNYSIPNDGRLGNMSLAREIKLTKETNSTGFEYIMKSDYIGFNNFKPESEGKYLSDSNLIKSNNLIGKYYKADFSWNNIGNNEVNLIIGDNQYSIKVNLDYTNNKIKVKRDIKVDFNYGKEEFTKERIYNSNLKALKKSSNLEIYIDKTIVEFKFTDNSTFTMLKFVDSKSFEDIKLSTKASNLRYSYYQIKK; via the coding sequence ATGGTGATCAAGCATCAGGAACTTTTTTTTGAAGATGTTAATGATGATTTTGGTTATGGTAATGAAGCGATTATTGCAGTTACAACCTCATACAGTGATGAAGGCCAAAATATAATGATGTCTTACTCAATTGATGGAGGATATAATTTTTTACCAGTAAAAGAAGAACCAATTTTATGAAATCCACATAAAGAAACAAACGAAAATTTTAGAGATCCATATTTTTTTAAAAAAGATAATAAATTTATTATGTATATTGCAGAAGAAAATGAATTTGGAGTATATGTATCTAATAACCCAATAAGCGGATATGAAAAAACAGGATCTTTCAAAGCTCAACACCCAATGTTAGAATGTCCAAATATATTTCAAATGAACGTAGAATATGAAGAAAAAGTTGAAAAAAAATGAGTTGCACTGTATGGTGGTAATGGCGGTTGAGGTGAAAATAAAGATGATCTTTCTTCAGGTACTTATTATGTAGTTGGAGATTTAGATGAAAAAACATATGTCTTTAAACCAGATAGTGATAAAAGCTACAAAAGATTAGATTTTGGACCCGATTATTATGCTGCAAAATTTATGACAAAAAGTCCTTATAATACAAATATTGATAGTTTAATTACAACTGGTTGAGTAAGTAATTGAAGTTATAATTATTCTATACCAAATGATGGAAGACTTGGAAATATGTCTTTGGCAAGAGAAATAAAATTAACAAAAGAAACTAATTCAACTGGTTTTGAATATATTATGAAATCTGATTATATAGGGTTTAATAACTTTAAACCTGAAAGTGAAGGAAAATATTTAAGTGATTCTAATTTAATTAAATCAAACAATTTAATAGGTAAATATTATAAAGCTGATTTTTCTTGAAATAATATCGGCAACAATGAAGTTAATTTAATTATTGGTGATAATCAATATTCAATTAAGGTTAATTTAGATTATACTAATAATAAAATAAAAGTAAAAAGAGATATTAAAGTTGATTTTAACTATGGAAAAGAAGAATTTACAAAGGAAAGAATTTATAATTCTAATTTAAAAGCTCTTAAAAAATCTTCAAATTTAGAAATATATATCGATAAAACAATTGTAGAGTTCAAATTTACGGATAATTCAACATTTACAATGCTAAAATTTGTTGATTCAAAATCATTCGAAGATATAAAATTATCTACAAAAGCAAGTAATTTAAGATATAGTTATTATCAAATAAAAAAATAA
- a CDS encoding glycoside hydrolase family protein, whose translation MKKTIFMGLLFSILSIFISSMSLAFKQSFSKPHTSYSLPEINNEKFTNKFHVQNPTTGMMNDIQGGFYRDGKWHVYFLQNADGIFDSSGANHGKFGSVWYHVTTIDWINWNYEGPAVPKFTTKYGDQASGTFFWRC comes from the coding sequence ATGAAAAAAACAATATTTATGGGATTATTATTTTCAATTTTATCAATTTTTATTTCATCTATGAGTTTGGCTTTTAAACAAAGTTTTTCAAAACCACATACAAGTTATTCTTTACCAGAAATAAATAATGAAAAATTTACAAATAAATTCCACGTACAAAACCCAACCACTGGGATGATGAATGATATTCAGGGTGGATTTTATAGAGATGGAAAATGGCATGTTTACTTTTTACAAAATGCAGATGGCATTTTTGATTCATCTGGTGCTAATCATGGTAAATTTGGTTCTGTTTGATATCATGTCACTACAATAGATTGAATAAACTGAAATTACGAAGGACCTGCTGTACCAAAATTTACAACAAAGTATGGTGATCAAGCATCAGGAACTTTTTTTTGAAGATGTTAA
- a CDS encoding S1 RNA-binding domain-containing protein produces MNKVVKVTITKTVNFGAFCDADIDGTIYKGLIHISEIADKYVSDVNEFVSVGQTVDGYVISVDESNKQAKISLKRVN; encoded by the coding sequence ATGAACAAAGTTGTAAAAGTAACTATTACAAAAACCGTTAATTTCGGTGCATTTTGTGACGCTGACATTGATGGAACAATTTACAAAGGTTTAATCCATATTTCTGAGATTGCAGATAAATATGTTTCTGACGTAAATGAATTTGTTTCAGTTGGTCAAACTGTTGACGGATACGTTATTTCAGTTGATGAATCAAACAAACAAGCAAAAATCTCATTAAAAAGAGTAAACTAA
- a CDS encoding lipoprotein → MKKLISVLGAISLVASSSSYAVACGGNESSNNNENNTNNNAEAVALSQYAKALYVNQNSLLDLGAGDTTDHYSSSDYFNLLGNKKIKDLNFKEDISGEFKKDSSDYFKDAVAKLFGSENTLADSKTEIGENIYKDEVLNSKESVPSILSTINTYIPIILNGLSSPEQLNGLLATLYGFQGAIYDFKDTLEGAINSLTENDNKVLKDFENAFKYDANTEKTYVDAVRNSMVDFANSMNGLAGKESVSTFNDASKSIANLIKGLIDGKTSLKFEMTSIKYLPGIIKFVRVLLLYIDSYSEDQLTKSVIDKEVILTNKTKSVGKNEFDSKKWVGLLKKLVDDKNGEGLTIFKNLLNILFLTHDNTNYDGDDEVDIVGTENESGEYVSYSSDTEIYGRLIGDLGVVLLGEETLTINYSGMEIKIYISNLLKSLINLGLDYESGGSLTMIFGAIPNFINELPDFLKTLVNKITDNGKNNDEWSKLADAWIDYLWKDPNNKLGFSIIDIIQNVKINDIPNKLGSVFPMSISNISEIKSNGSFDNTKSYIMPYLGSKTIKEIVYDIDKHISPLDIAPIKFDTLSSLFNKLYSSDHNLKNASSNYKELLKGLGLNSDGSTVSGSPMEVFKNFLNENAKLLTGVINLLKDFVDEMQNSLNKISDSYVNLQKDINVSIKVESNTVFEYTTQYKDKVKNTFKIEIETSNNKIHIKSIN, encoded by the coding sequence ATGAAAAAATTAATAAGCGTATTAGGAGCAATATCTTTAGTTGCTTCAAGTTCTTCATATGCAGTTGCATGTGGCGGAAACGAATCATCAAACAATAACGAAAACAATACAAATAATAATGCAGAAGCAGTTGCTTTATCACAATATGCAAAAGCATTGTATGTAAATCAAAATTCACTATTAGATTTGGGTGCAGGTGATACCACAGACCACTATAGTTCAAGTGATTATTTTAATTTATTAGGTAATAAAAAAATTAAGGACTTGAATTTCAAAGAAGATATTTCTGGTGAATTTAAAAAGGATAGTAGTGATTACTTTAAAGACGCAGTTGCAAAATTATTTGGTTCAGAAAATACATTGGCTGATAGCAAAACCGAGATTGGTGAAAACATCTATAAGGATGAGGTTTTAAACTCAAAAGAATCAGTTCCTTCAATATTATCAACAATTAATACTTATATACCTATTATTCTTAATGGTTTATCAAGTCCAGAACAATTAAATGGATTACTTGCAACTTTATATGGTTTTCAAGGAGCAATATATGACTTTAAAGATACACTAGAAGGCGCAATAAATTCATTAACTGAAAATGATAATAAAGTATTGAAAGACTTTGAAAACGCATTTAAATATGATGCAAATACTGAAAAAACATATGTTGACGCAGTTAGAAATAGTATGGTTGATTTTGCAAATTCAATGAACGGATTAGCTGGTAAAGAAAGTGTTTCAACATTTAATGATGCATCAAAATCTATTGCTAATTTAATAAAAGGTTTAATCGATGGTAAAACATCACTAAAGTTTGAAATGACTTCAATCAAATACTTGCCAGGTATAATTAAATTTGTTAGAGTTTTATTACTATATATTGATAGTTATTCAGAAGATCAACTTACAAAAAGTGTTATTGATAAAGAAGTAATTTTAACAAATAAAACAAAAAGTGTTGGTAAAAATGAATTCGACTCAAAAAAATGAGTTGGTTTATTAAAAAAATTAGTTGATGATAAAAACGGGGAAGGATTAACAATATTTAAAAACTTATTAAATATTTTATTCTTAACACATGATAACACTAATTATGATGGTGATGACGAAGTTGATATTGTAGGAACTGAAAACGAGAGCGGAGAATATGTATCATATTCATCAGATACTGAAATTTATGGAAGATTAATTGGTGACCTTGGAGTAGTCTTGTTAGGCGAAGAAACATTAACAATAAATTATTCTGGAATGGAAATAAAAATTTATATTTCCAATCTATTAAAATCACTTATAAATCTAGGGTTAGATTATGAAAGTGGTGGATCTTTAACAATGATATTTGGTGCAATTCCTAACTTCATAAATGAACTACCTGATTTTCTTAAAACACTTGTAAACAAGATAACAGACAATGGTAAAAATAATGATGAATGATCAAAACTTGCCGATGCATGAATTGATTATTTATGAAAAGATCCAAATAACAAATTAGGTTTCAGCATAATTGATATTATTCAAAATGTAAAAATTAATGACATTCCAAATAAATTGGGAAGTGTTTTTCCAATGAGTATATCAAATATAAGTGAAATAAAGTCAAACGGTTCATTTGATAATACTAAGTCATATATTATGCCTTATTTAGGCAGCAAAACAATAAAAGAAATTGTTTATGATATCGATAAACATATATCTCCTTTAGATATAGCTCCTATTAAATTTGATACATTATCTAGTTTATTTAATAAACTATATTCATCTGATCATAATTTAAAAAACGCTTCAAGTAACTACAAAGAACTACTTAAAGGACTTGGTTTAAATAGTGACGGAAGTACAGTATCTGGTTCACCAATGGAAGTATTTAAAAACTTTTTAAATGAAAACGCTAAATTACTTACTGGTGTTATTAATTTATTAAAAGACTTTGTTGATGAAATGCAAAATAGTCTTAACAAAATAAGTGATAGTTATGTTAATTTACAAAAAGATATAAACGTTTCAATTAAAGTTGAATCAAATACAGTATTTGAATATACAACTCAATATAAAGATAAAGTGAAAAATACTTTTAAAATCGAAATAGAAACATCAAATAATAAAATTCACATTAAATCAATAAACTAA
- a CDS encoding Pr6Pr family membrane protein, with amino-acid sequence MKYINLKNFKITYKYFFAILSCISIYTYYFYKLFSGHGLDTYNNNYEIYTLDYFSTFTLISNILCQIWLLWAAITPKKEGNSKFTSRKKFVFLSHTTALTFSVMITITFIVYNFILVPIDTGFPTHSYDAFATIVNHIITPIAFVVYFLFLMDNKREIDLNRFFTRKFWIQFTILISYCIISLIKGELRYRSDSQLYNTPSGKNTWYPYFFLNLHNANGPLGIPGYGWFIIAFILIIGVMIGFTYLYNFINNCIIKTKYYKKYIG; translated from the coding sequence ATGAAATATATAAATTTAAAAAATTTTAAAATTACTTATAAATACTTTTTTGCAATATTATCTTGCATTTCTATATATACATATTATTTTTATAAACTATTTTCAGGACATGGTCTAGATACTTATAATAATAACTATGAAATATATACTTTAGATTATTTTTCAACATTTACACTTATTTCTAACATACTTTGCCAAATTTGGCTACTATGAGCAGCTATAACACCAAAAAAGGAAGGTAATTCTAAGTTTACAAGTCGTAAAAAGTTTGTATTTTTAAGTCATACTACAGCACTTACTTTTTCGGTTATGATTACAATAACTTTTATTGTTTATAACTTTATACTTGTTCCAATAGATACTGGTTTTCCAACTCATTCTTATGATGCTTTTGCAACTATTGTAAATCACATTATTACTCCAATTGCATTTGTGGTATATTTTTTATTTTTGATGGACAATAAGCGCGAAATTGATTTAAACCGATTTTTTACAAGAAAATTTTGAATACAATTTACAATTTTAATATCATATTGTATTATTTCACTAATAAAAGGGGAATTAAGATATAGATCTGATTCACAACTATACAATACACCGTCAGGAAAAAACACATGATATCCGTATTTTTTCTTAAATTTACATAACGCAAACGGTCCATTGGGTATACCAGGATATGGTTGATTTATCATTGCATTTATTTTAATTATTGGTGTTATGATAGGATTCACTTATCTATATAACTTTATAAACAATTGCATTATTAAAACCAAATACTATAAAAAATATATAGGTTAG
- a CDS encoding alpha/beta hydrolase: protein MEYKKHLKKLKKYHYNWFNITFVILLFPVVIFFSWICSKIFRFYLFNYKRSGFINNKIEINTYEELLYELDKHSVKDFDIRKDQIKEFNIGYTSNQISALMVRNNKSNKWIVGLHGFKRNKYYALRNIFHFYSQGYNIITFDAYAHGKTYGTKSDFGYTNAKVLDEVIKWTKLCFEVEEIGVFGVSMGASTSLLFANKYYKNNKVNWIIADCAFSEVIPQIRYFLKRALKLPWWLMSFNINKNFKKYTDVNLKDVNLLVKNDDINDLKILYIHGKEDDFVLYDNSIVLYYIKSSIEKEKISKIEIFDKAKHSGSLWKDINKYREDTTNFVKSNK from the coding sequence ATGGAATATAAAAAACATTTAAAAAAGCTTAAAAAATATCATTATAATTGATTCAATATTACTTTTGTAATTTTACTCTTCCCTGTTGTTATATTTTTTAGTTGAATATGCTCTAAAATATTCAGATTTTATTTATTTAACTATAAAAGAAGTGGATTTATTAACAATAAAATCGAAATTAACACTTATGAAGAGTTGCTTTATGAATTAGATAAACACTCAGTTAAAGATTTTGATATTAGAAAAGATCAAATAAAAGAGTTTAACATTGGTTACACATCAAATCAAATTAGTGCGCTTATGGTTAGAAATAACAAAAGTAATAAATGAATTGTTGGACTTCATGGATTTAAACGTAATAAGTATTATGCATTACGAAATATCTTTCATTTTTATAGTCAAGGTTATAATATAATAACATTTGATGCTTATGCCCATGGTAAAACATATGGGACTAAATCTGATTTTGGATATACAAATGCAAAAGTATTAGATGAAGTTATTAAATGAACTAAATTATGCTTTGAAGTTGAAGAAATTGGTGTATTTGGTGTAAGTATGGGAGCAAGTACTTCTTTACTTTTTGCAAATAAATATTATAAAAATAACAAGGTTAATTGAATAATTGCAGACTGTGCATTTAGTGAAGTTATACCTCAAATTAGATATTTCTTGAAAAGAGCACTAAAATTACCTTGATGATTAATGTCATTTAATATTAATAAAAATTTTAAAAAATATACTGATGTTAATCTAAAGGATGTAAATCTTTTGGTCAAAAATGATGATATAAATGATTTAAAGATATTGTATATTCATGGTAAAGAAGATGATTTTGTTTTATATGATAACTCTATAGTCCTATATTATATAAAATCTTCAATCGAAAAAGAAAAAATAAGTAAAATTGAAATTTTTGATAAAGCAAAGCATTCTGGATCTTTATGAAAAGATATTAATAAATATCGAGAAGATACAACAAATTTTGTAAAATCAAATAAATAA
- a CDS encoding dual specificity protein phosphatase family protein, translated as MSKQIINNLILGDMHSIDKKSEIIISCAQEIYDDMINSSNVIEISENKLKSKIDERFYYNFEDFPNSGSLDKKLIKDVLLEIDKNIGSKKIYIHCLWGVNRSASLVFIYLVWKKYLSNKSFEDAINNFKKIYPKHSPNLGWKDFLIKNFPYDNL; from the coding sequence ATGTCAAAACAAATTATAAATAATTTAATTTTAGGTGATATGCATAGCATTGACAAGAAATCGGAAATAATAATATCTTGTGCCCAAGAAATTTATGATGATATGATAAATTCATCAAATGTAATTGAAATTAGCGAAAACAAATTAAAATCAAAAATTGATGAACGTTTTTACTATAATTTTGAAGATTTTCCAAATTCAGGTAGTTTAGATAAGAAGTTAATTAAAGATGTTTTGCTTGAAATAGATAAAAACATAGGCTCTAAAAAGATATATATTCATTGTTTATGAGGTGTTAATAGAAGCGCTAGTTTAGTATTTATTTATTTAGTTTGAAAAAAATACTTATCTAATAAAAGTTTTGAAGATGCAATAAATAACTTTAAAAAAATATATCCAAAACATAGTCCCAATCTTGGATGAAAAGACTTTTTGATTAAAAATTTTCCATATGATAATTTATAA